A genomic segment from Paramixta manurensis encodes:
- the fhuA gene encoding ferrichrome porin FhuA, which yields MFNAHHPFFRCGSPVKTTKHRLAVLIALGISSVSSVAYAENTLVVNAESAEPQENAWGPAATIAAKHSATATKTDTPIEKTPQSISVVTNEEMQTHQFQSVKEALGYTPGVTVASRGASNTYDAVLIRGFGSVNQNNYLDGLKLQGDFFNEAVVDPYMLERVELMRGPTSVLYGKSSPGGIISMVSKRPTQEPLREVQFKMGSDNLFQTGFDFGGPLDDNGEYSYRLTGLARDADEQQNFSDSKRFALAPSFSWRPDDKTNLTLLANIQNEPSLGYYGWLPRSGTVDPLPNGSRLSPKFNEGATNNMYARQQRMVGYSFEHALDDTFTVRQNLRYMQLRTDQNSVYGTDICTAATGSCAGIAPGDLNHYLSRGTIVSREKLNSFAVDTQLESKFTTGSVSHTLLTGVDYQRTRNDVSALFGSAPALDLYNPVFNDFDFASAPGYQLNRQEQVGLYAQEQGEWNKWVLTVGGRYDWLKQSTLTRSTNTSTDRKDGQFTSRAGLNYLFDNGVSPYISYSESFEPNSGADFGGSTFAPSKGRQYEAGVKYVPKDRPIVVTGALYQLTKTNNLTADPSHAFFNIASGEIRSRGVELEAKAALNANINMTASYTYTDAKYTKDTTLQDKQPVQVPRNMASLWGDYTFHSGPVSGLTLGTGARYLGASYGDPDNTFKAGSATLADAVVKYDLGRFGLDGSSIALNINNLFDRHYVSSCFAQQGCFWGAERQIVGTATFRF from the coding sequence ATGTTTAATGCGCACCATCCTTTCTTCCGCTGCGGCTCGCCGGTCAAGACCACGAAACATCGTCTGGCGGTGCTAATTGCTCTGGGAATCAGTAGCGTTTCGTCAGTTGCTTACGCTGAAAATACCTTAGTTGTGAACGCGGAGAGCGCCGAACCGCAGGAAAATGCCTGGGGGCCAGCTGCCACTATTGCCGCAAAGCACAGCGCGACCGCCACCAAAACCGATACGCCGATTGAAAAAACGCCACAGTCCATTTCAGTGGTGACCAATGAAGAAATGCAAACGCATCAGTTTCAGTCGGTTAAGGAAGCATTGGGCTATACGCCGGGCGTTACTGTAGCGTCACGCGGCGCATCAAATACCTATGACGCGGTGTTAATTCGCGGTTTTGGCTCGGTTAATCAGAATAACTATTTAGATGGGCTGAAGCTGCAGGGTGACTTTTTTAACGAAGCGGTAGTCGATCCTTACATGCTGGAACGCGTTGAGCTAATGCGCGGACCTACCTCGGTTCTCTATGGAAAGAGCAGCCCCGGCGGCATTATTTCTATGGTGAGCAAACGTCCCACGCAGGAACCTTTGCGCGAAGTTCAGTTTAAAATGGGAAGCGATAACCTGTTTCAAACCGGCTTTGATTTTGGCGGGCCGCTGGATGATAACGGTGAGTACAGCTATCGTTTAACCGGGCTGGCGCGTGATGCGGATGAGCAACAAAATTTCTCCGATTCAAAACGCTTTGCGCTGGCGCCCTCTTTTAGCTGGCGTCCGGATGATAAAACTAACTTAACCCTGTTGGCGAACATTCAAAATGAGCCATCGTTGGGGTATTACGGTTGGTTACCGCGCAGCGGCACGGTTGACCCGTTGCCAAATGGGTCGCGTCTCTCGCCCAAATTTAATGAAGGTGCGACCAATAATATGTATGCGCGCCAACAGCGGATGGTGGGTTACAGCTTTGAACACGCGCTGGATGATACCTTTACCGTGCGTCAGAATTTGCGTTATATGCAGTTACGCACCGATCAAAACAGCGTTTACGGCACCGATATTTGTACTGCGGCAACCGGAAGCTGTGCGGGAATTGCCCCCGGCGACCTGAACCATTATCTTAGCCGTGGCACCATTGTTTCACGCGAAAAACTCAATTCATTTGCCGTAGATACCCAGTTAGAGAGTAAATTTACTACCGGTAGCGTGAGCCATACGCTGCTGACTGGCGTCGATTATCAACGGACACGCAATGACGTTAGCGCACTGTTTGGTTCTGCGCCTGCGCTGGATTTGTATAACCCGGTGTTTAACGATTTTGATTTCGCCTCTGCGCCGGGTTACCAGCTTAACCGTCAGGAACAGGTTGGCCTCTATGCACAAGAGCAGGGCGAATGGAACAAATGGGTGCTCACCGTTGGCGGCCGTTACGATTGGTTAAAACAATCGACTTTAACGCGTAGTACTAATACTTCAACCGACCGTAAAGACGGTCAATTCACCTCGCGTGCCGGTCTGAACTATCTGTTTGATAATGGTGTTTCTCCTTATATCAGCTATAGCGAATCCTTCGAGCCTAACTCCGGCGCCGACTTTGGCGGTAGTACATTTGCCCCATCAAAAGGCCGTCAATACGAAGCCGGGGTAAAATATGTGCCGAAAGATCGTCCGATCGTAGTGACGGGCGCACTCTATCAGTTGACCAAAACCAATAACCTGACTGCCGATCCTTCACATGCGTTTTTTAATATTGCCAGCGGAGAAATACGTTCGCGTGGCGTAGAGCTGGAAGCGAAAGCGGCGCTTAATGCCAATATCAACATGACGGCGTCTTATACCTATACCGACGCGAAATACACCAAAGACACGACTTTGCAGGATAAACAGCCGGTACAGGTTCCCCGCAATATGGCCTCTTTGTGGGGGGATTATACCTTCCATTCCGGGCCGGTTTCAGGGCTGACGTTGGGAACCGGCGCGCGTTATTTAGGCGCCAGCTATGGCGATCCGGATAATACCTTTAAGGCGGGCAGTGCCACCCTCGCCGATGCGGTAGTGAAATATGACTTAGGCCGCTTTGGATTAGACGGCTCTTCGATTGCGTTAAATATCAATAACCTTTTCGATCGTCATTATGTTTCCAGTTGCTTTGCGCAACAAGGCTGTTTCTGGGGCGCAGAACGCCAAATCGTGGGAACGGCGACTTTCCGTTTCTAA
- the fhuC gene encoding Fe3+-hydroxamate ABC transporter ATP-binding protein FhuC has product MHHQLAQETTFKLDSVSFTVPGRTLLHPLSLNFPAGKVTGLIGHNGSGKSTLLKMLGRHHAASAGQVLLNDLPVGQWQSKSFARQVAYLPQQLPAAEGMTVRELVAIGRYPWHGALGRYGVEDRERVDEAIALVGLKPFAKRLVDSLSGGERQRAWLAMLVAQNSRCLLLDEPTSALDIAHQVEVLALIQRLSHARGLTVIAVLHDINMAARYCDHLVALRGGEMIAQGLPAEIMDGDVLERIYGIPMGILPHPQGGAPVSFVY; this is encoded by the coding sequence ATGCACCATCAGCTCGCACAAGAGACTACCTTCAAGTTAGATAGCGTCAGTTTTACCGTGCCGGGTCGTACGCTGTTGCATCCGCTCTCACTAAACTTCCCTGCGGGAAAAGTGACCGGCTTGATCGGGCATAACGGTTCCGGGAAATCCACGCTGTTAAAAATGCTCGGTCGGCATCATGCCGCCAGCGCAGGACAGGTGTTGCTGAATGATCTGCCGGTTGGGCAGTGGCAAAGTAAGAGCTTTGCGCGTCAGGTGGCCTATTTGCCACAACAGCTACCGGCGGCGGAAGGCATGACGGTACGCGAACTGGTCGCGATTGGGCGTTACCCGTGGCATGGCGCGTTAGGGCGCTATGGGGTTGAAGATCGTGAACGTGTGGATGAAGCGATAGCGTTAGTTGGGCTCAAACCCTTTGCGAAACGTTTGGTGGATAGCCTTTCCGGTGGCGAGCGTCAACGAGCCTGGCTGGCGATGCTGGTGGCGCAGAATAGCCGCTGCCTGCTGCTGGATGAGCCTACTTCGGCGCTGGATATCGCCCACCAGGTGGAGGTGCTGGCGCTCATTCAACGGCTTAGTCATGCGCGTGGTTTAACGGTGATTGCCGTCTTACACGACATCAATATGGCCGCACGTTATTGCGACCATTTGGTGGCGCTACGCGGTGGAGAGATGATCGCACAGGGATTACCGGCAGAAATTATGGATGGCGACGTCTTGGAACGTATCTACGGTATCCCGATGGGGATTCTGCCGCATCCGCAAGGCGGGGCGCCGGTAAGTTTTGTGTATTGA
- the fhuD gene encoding Fe(3+)-hydroxamate ABC transporter substrate-binding protein FhuD, with product MPDIFRRRMLTAMALSPLWLTGVARAQAPDTKRIITLEWLTVELLMALGVTPMGAAELHNYRVWVTTPDLPASTLDVGLRTEPNMELITQLNPSLILYSQGYGPSPAKLARIAPSMGFAFNSGDGKPLTTARHSLLQLAQRLNLESRAHQHLAQFDDFIAAMRTRLAARAPRPLLLMSLLDSRHAIVFGKGSLFLEVMDELGIENAWQGETNFWGSTIIGLERLATIKGADVICFEHDNAAVMRQVTSTALWQSFDFARQQRFKRVPAVWYYGATLSAMRFCHTLDHALEA from the coding sequence ATGCCGGATATTTTCCGCCGCCGTATGCTTACCGCGATGGCGCTTTCGCCATTGTGGTTGACCGGCGTAGCCCGGGCGCAAGCCCCTGACACAAAGCGTATTATTACGCTGGAATGGTTAACCGTTGAATTATTGATGGCGCTTGGCGTTACCCCGATGGGCGCCGCAGAGCTGCACAATTATCGTGTATGGGTAACCACGCCAGATCTCCCCGCCTCCACACTGGATGTCGGGCTACGTACCGAACCTAATATGGAATTAATCACCCAGTTAAATCCCTCGCTAATCCTCTATTCACAGGGATATGGCCCCTCTCCGGCTAAGCTGGCCCGCATTGCGCCGAGCATGGGGTTCGCGTTCAACTCAGGAGACGGCAAGCCGCTTACCACTGCTCGTCATTCACTACTGCAATTGGCTCAGCGTCTTAATCTTGAGTCGCGGGCGCATCAGCATCTGGCGCAATTTGATGACTTTATCGCCGCGATGCGCACTCGGCTGGCAGCACGCGCGCCAAGGCCGTTATTACTGATGTCATTGCTCGATAGCCGCCACGCGATTGTCTTTGGCAAAGGGAGCCTGTTTCTTGAGGTGATGGATGAACTGGGGATTGAGAATGCTTGGCAGGGCGAAACCAACTTCTGGGGCAGCACGATAATCGGCCTTGAACGTCTGGCGACTATCAAGGGTGCCGATGTCATCTGCTTCGAACATGATAATGCTGCGGTGATGCGGCAGGTCACTTCTACCGCACTGTGGCAATCTTTCGACTTTGCACGCCAACAGCGTTTTAAGCGTGTCCCGGCGGTGTGGTATTACGGCGCAACCTTATCGGCCATGCGCTTTTGCCATACGCTTGATCACGCGCTGGAGGCGTAA
- the fhuB gene encoding Fe(3+)-hydroxamate ABC transporter permease FhuB, which yields MKRHIRFSITLLGLLFILALLLTLFNLNRHLPMQQWLAALRAPDPDRIENMVFHYSLLPRLSISLLVGAGLGLVGLLFQQLLRNPLAEPTTLGVASGAQLGITVVTLWNLPGGALTQQVAAMSGSVIVGLVVFGIAWGKRLSPVTLILAGLVMSLYCGAVNQIFAIFNHDQLQNMFLWSTGSLNQQDWSNVQFLWPRLLAGFLLALLLIRPLTLMGLDDGVAKNLGLSLSLVRLAGLALAIILSAILVSSVGIVGFIGLFAPLLARMLGARRLAARMVLAPLIGALLLWLADQTVSWLTDVWQELPTGTATALIGAPLLLWLLPRLRTGSVPPALDKGDHIPVERHHIVWWGLLGGGVLLLLLATALSFGRDAQGWVWASGDLWQQLLPWRAPRMVAALVAGVILGVAGCVIQRLTGNPMASPEVLGISSGAAFGVVMMLFLVPDNAFGWLLPAGSLGAGLTLLIIMLVASRGGFSPERMLLAGMALSTAFTTLLMLLLASGDPRMASLLTWISGSTYNVDATQAWHTAACAAVVLLLVPLTRRWLTILPLGGATARAVGMALTPSRLALLLLAAILTATATLTVGPLSFIGLMAPHMARMLGFRRALPQLIMAALLGGGLMVFADWCGRMLSFPDQIPAGLMATFFGAPYFVYLLRKAI from the coding sequence ATGAAACGGCATATCCGCTTTTCTATCACGCTGCTCGGCCTGTTGTTTATCTTGGCTCTGCTGTTAACCCTGTTTAACCTTAACCGCCACTTACCTATGCAACAGTGGCTGGCGGCCTTGCGCGCGCCCGATCCGGATCGGATCGAGAACATGGTGTTTCACTATAGTTTGTTGCCGCGTTTAAGTATCTCGCTGTTAGTCGGCGCTGGGTTGGGGCTGGTCGGCTTGCTATTCCAGCAGTTATTACGTAATCCACTGGCAGAGCCCACCACCCTTGGGGTCGCGAGCGGCGCCCAACTGGGGATCACCGTCGTTACACTGTGGAACCTGCCGGGCGGGGCGTTGACTCAACAAGTGGCGGCGATGAGCGGCTCAGTCATCGTTGGGTTAGTGGTATTTGGTATCGCATGGGGCAAACGTCTTTCTCCGGTGACATTAATTCTCGCCGGGCTGGTCATGAGCCTTTATTGCGGCGCGGTGAACCAGATTTTTGCCATCTTCAATCACGACCAGCTCCAAAATATGTTTTTGTGGAGCACCGGATCATTAAACCAGCAGGATTGGAGTAACGTTCAGTTCCTCTGGCCACGTCTGTTAGCCGGTTTTTTGCTGGCTTTACTCTTGATCCGCCCGTTGACCCTGATGGGGTTAGATGATGGTGTCGCGAAAAATCTAGGGCTGTCATTGTCCCTGGTCCGTCTGGCCGGGTTGGCGTTAGCGATTATCCTGAGCGCAATATTAGTGAGTTCGGTAGGAATAGTCGGGTTTATCGGTCTGTTTGCTCCTCTGCTAGCGCGTATGCTCGGGGCGCGGCGCTTAGCCGCTCGTATGGTGCTCGCGCCGTTGATTGGCGCTTTATTGTTATGGCTGGCCGACCAAACGGTGAGTTGGCTGACCGATGTGTGGCAAGAACTTCCTACTGGTACGGCAACGGCATTGATTGGTGCGCCGCTGTTGCTATGGCTATTACCGCGTTTACGTACCGGTTCGGTACCGCCAGCGCTGGATAAGGGCGATCATATCCCGGTAGAGCGCCATCACATTGTATGGTGGGGGCTGCTGGGCGGCGGCGTGCTTCTGCTACTGCTGGCGACTGCACTCTCTTTCGGGCGGGATGCGCAGGGATGGGTGTGGGCAAGCGGTGACTTGTGGCAGCAGTTGTTACCGTGGCGCGCACCACGTATGGTTGCCGCGTTGGTCGCCGGAGTCATATTGGGGGTTGCCGGTTGCGTGATCCAACGTTTGACCGGTAACCCGATGGCGAGCCCCGAGGTGTTAGGCATCAGTTCCGGCGCCGCTTTTGGCGTAGTGATGATGCTGTTTCTGGTGCCAGATAATGCCTTTGGCTGGCTACTTCCTGCGGGAAGCCTCGGCGCGGGGCTAACATTACTGATTATTATGCTGGTTGCCAGCCGTGGCGGTTTTTCACCCGAGCGTATGCTGCTGGCCGGAATGGCATTAAGCACCGCCTTTACCACGTTGCTGATGCTGTTATTGGCAAGCGGCGATCCGCGGATGGCCTCGTTGCTCACCTGGATTTCCGGCTCAACCTATAATGTTGATGCCACTCAAGCTTGGCATACTGCAGCATGTGCCGCGGTGGTGCTCCTGCTGGTACCGCTGACGCGCCGTTGGTTGACGATTCTACCGCTCGGCGGCGCGACTGCACGTGCGGTGGGGATGGCGTTAACGCCCTCACGTTTGGCGCTGTTGCTACTGGCGGCGATCTTAACCGCCACGGCAACGTTGACCGTTGGGCCACTGAGTTTCATTGGCTTAATGGCGCCGCACATGGCGCGTATGCTGGGTTTTCGGCGTGCATTGCCACAGTTGATCATGGCGGCATTATTGGGCGGAGGGTTGATGGTGTTTGCCGATTGGTGCGGCAGAATGCTTTCGTTCCCCGACCAGATTCCGGCCGGATTAATGGCGACCTTTTTTGGCGCGCCGTATTTCGTGTATTTGCTCAGAAAGGCGATATAG
- the hemL gene encoding glutamate-1-semialdehyde 2,1-aminomutase, with amino-acid sequence MSKSENLYAQAQRSIPGGVNSPVRAFTGVGGVPLFIERANGAYLYDVDGKAYIDYVGSWGPMVLGHNHPAIRSAVIEAAERGLSFGAPTEMEVKMAELVCELMPNMDMVRMVNSGTEATMSAIRLARGYTRRDKIIKFEGCYHGHADCLLVKAGSGALTLGQPNSPGVPADFAKHTLTCTYNDLASVRAAFEQYPHEVACIIVEPVAGNMNCIPPEADFLPGLRALCDEFGALLIIDEVMTGFRVALGGAQAYYDVEADLTCLGKIIGGGMPVGAFGGRREIMDALAPVGPVYQAGTLSGNPIAMAAGFACLSEIAQPGTHETLSELTTQLANGLREAAKAENIPLVVNHVGGMFGLFFTDAEKVSRYEDVTKCDVARFKTFFHLMLEEKIYLAPSAFEAGFMSLAHTQEDIQRTIDAARRCFARL; translated from the coding sequence ATGAGTAAGTCCGAAAATCTGTATGCCCAGGCGCAGCGTTCTATCCCCGGCGGCGTAAACTCGCCGGTGCGCGCGTTTACCGGCGTTGGCGGCGTACCGCTTTTCATTGAGCGAGCAAACGGCGCTTACCTCTATGATGTTGATGGCAAGGCCTATATTGATTATGTCGGTTCCTGGGGGCCGATGGTGCTGGGCCATAATCATCCGGCGATCCGTAGCGCAGTCATTGAAGCGGCCGAACGCGGCCTGAGTTTTGGCGCGCCAACGGAAATGGAAGTCAAAATGGCTGAGCTGGTTTGTGAGCTGATGCCGAATATGGATATGGTGCGGATGGTGAACTCCGGCACCGAAGCCACCATGAGCGCGATTCGCCTGGCGCGTGGCTACACGCGGCGCGATAAAATTATTAAGTTTGAAGGTTGTTACCACGGGCACGCCGACTGTCTGCTGGTAAAAGCGGGTTCCGGCGCGTTAACGCTGGGTCAACCCAACTCTCCCGGCGTCCCGGCCGATTTCGCCAAACATACCTTGACCTGTACCTATAACGATCTGGCTTCAGTACGTGCCGCTTTCGAGCAGTATCCACACGAGGTCGCCTGCATCATCGTTGAACCCGTCGCCGGTAATATGAACTGCATCCCGCCGGAGGCAGATTTCTTACCAGGCTTACGCGCATTGTGCGATGAGTTTGGTGCCTTATTGATTATTGATGAGGTGATGACCGGTTTCCGCGTCGCGTTGGGCGGCGCGCAGGCGTATTACGATGTGGAGGCTGATCTAACCTGCCTCGGGAAAATCATTGGTGGCGGTATGCCAGTCGGCGCTTTCGGCGGCCGCCGTGAAATCATGGATGCGCTGGCGCCGGTTGGCCCGGTTTACCAGGCGGGCACCCTCTCAGGTAACCCCATCGCAATGGCTGCCGGCTTCGCCTGTTTAAGCGAAATTGCGCAACCCGGCACGCATGAAACCTTGTCGGAGTTAACCACCCAGTTGGCGAATGGCCTGCGCGAAGCCGCCAAAGCCGAAAATATCCCGCTGGTCGTCAACCATGTCGGCGGTATGTTTGGTCTGTTCTTTACCGATGCGGAAAAAGTTAGCCGTTACGAGGATGTCACGAAGTGCGATGTCGCGCGGTTTAAAACCTTCTTCCATTTGATGCTGGAAGAGAAAATTTACCTCGCGCCTTCGGCTTTTGAAGCGGGCTTCATGTCGCTGGCACATACTCAGGAAGATATTCAGCGAACCATTGACGCCGCACGTCGCTGTTTCGCCCGCTTGTAG
- the clcA gene encoding H(+)/Cl(-) exchange transporter ClcA, with amino-acid sequence MDQSPQSTEDLPVVPLRRGDLLRMLLRRDKTPVAILVVAGIAGTLAGLVGVAFEKAVNSVQVMRLSMLQHTEGHLWLTFPLAFILSALLAVVGYWLVRRFAPEAAGSGIPEIEGALEELRPVRWWRVIPVKFIGGMGTLGAGMVLGREGPTVQLGGNIGRMVLDIFGLRSAEARHSLLATGAAAGLSAAFNAPLAGILFIIEEMRLQFRYSLISIKAVFVGVIMSSIVFRIFNGEHAVIEVGKLTNAPVNTLWLYLLLGMIFGGVGVLFNALIYRTQDFFQRWHGGVMKKALLLGAGLGGLCGILAVIQPEAAGGGFSLIPVAAAGSYSVGMLLFIFIARMVTTLLCFSSGAPGGIFAPMLALGTLLGTAFGMASATLFPALHLQPGTFAIAGMGALFAASVRAPLTGIVLVLEMTDNYQLILPMIITCLGATLLAQFFGGKPLYSSLLARTLARQQQRQEVQAEGGGTNCQG; translated from the coding sequence ATGGATCAGTCCCCACAATCAACCGAAGATCTTCCGGTCGTTCCTCTACGGCGTGGCGATTTGCTGCGCATGTTATTACGACGCGATAAAACGCCGGTGGCGATCCTGGTGGTGGCGGGTATTGCCGGTACGTTGGCAGGTTTGGTCGGCGTGGCGTTTGAAAAAGCGGTAAATAGCGTACAGGTGATGCGCCTAAGCATGTTGCAGCACACCGAGGGCCATTTATGGCTAACTTTTCCGCTGGCCTTTATTCTCTCGGCATTGCTGGCGGTCGTGGGATATTGGTTGGTGCGTCGTTTCGCGCCTGAAGCCGCCGGTTCAGGGATCCCTGAGATTGAAGGCGCGCTGGAGGAGTTGCGTCCGGTTCGCTGGTGGCGTGTCATCCCGGTCAAATTTATTGGCGGCATGGGCACCTTGGGGGCGGGCATGGTGCTTGGGCGTGAAGGGCCGACGGTGCAGCTTGGTGGCAATATTGGGCGCATGGTGTTGGATATATTTGGTTTGCGCAGCGCAGAAGCCCGGCATTCTCTGTTGGCGACCGGTGCCGCTGCCGGGCTCTCTGCCGCCTTCAACGCGCCGCTGGCGGGGATCTTGTTCATTATTGAAGAGATGCGGCTGCAGTTTCGTTACAGTTTAATCTCGATTAAAGCGGTGTTCGTTGGCGTGATTATGTCGAGCATTGTCTTCCGTATTTTCAACGGCGAGCATGCGGTTATTGAAGTGGGGAAGTTGACGAATGCGCCGGTGAATACGCTGTGGTTATACCTGCTACTGGGGATGATTTTTGGCGGAGTTGGCGTGTTGTTTAACGCGTTGATTTACCGCACCCAGGATTTTTTTCAACGCTGGCATGGCGGCGTGATGAAAAAAGCGCTGCTGCTTGGCGCCGGGCTGGGTGGCCTGTGCGGTATTTTGGCGGTTATTCAACCGGAGGCGGCGGGCGGCGGTTTCAGCCTGATTCCGGTGGCGGCGGCGGGAAGTTACAGTGTGGGGATGTTGCTGTTTATTTTTATCGCCCGCATGGTCACCACCTTATTGTGTTTTAGCTCTGGCGCGCCGGGGGGAATTTTTGCCCCGATGTTGGCATTAGGCACATTACTCGGTACGGCATTTGGCATGGCCTCCGCGACGCTGTTTCCCGCCTTGCATTTACAGCCGGGCACCTTTGCTATCGCGGGCATGGGCGCGTTGTTTGCCGCCTCGGTGCGCGCCCCCTTGACCGGTATCGTATTGGTGCTGGAAATGACCGATAACTATCAGTTGATTTTGCCGATGATTATCACGTGTTTGGGTGCGACATTACTGGCGCAGTTTTTTGGCGGTAAGCCGCTCTACTCATCGCTTCTCGCCAGAACGCTGGCCAGGCAGCAACAGCGCCAGGAGGTGCAGGCGGAAGGCGGGGGCACAAACTGCCAGGGCTAA
- the erpA gene encoding iron-sulfur cluster insertion protein ErpA — MSDEVVALPLQFTDAAASKVKNLISDEDNPDLKLRVYITGGGCSGFQYGFTFDDKINEGDMTIEKSGVALVVDPMSLQYLVGGSVDYTEGLEGSRFVVTNPNAKTTCGCGSSFSI, encoded by the coding sequence ATGAGTGATGAAGTAGTAGCACTGCCCTTACAATTTACTGATGCGGCGGCCAGCAAGGTAAAAAACCTGATTTCCGATGAGGACAACCCGGATCTGAAACTGCGGGTGTACATTACCGGCGGCGGTTGTAGTGGCTTTCAGTATGGTTTTACCTTTGATGACAAAATCAACGAAGGCGATATGACGATTGAGAAATCCGGCGTCGCGTTGGTGGTTGACCCAATGAGCCTGCAATATCTGGTTGGCGGCTCGGTCGATTATACCGAGGGCCTGGAAGGGTCGCGCTTTGTGGTGACTAACCCGAATGCGAAAACCACCTGTGGATGCGGCTCCTCCTTCAGCATCTAA
- the btuF gene encoding vitamin B12 ABC transporter substrate-binding protein BtuF encodes MRALKHLLLGICLLVLSAAALANSAPPRVVTLAPHLTELAFAAGITPVGVSAWSDYPAAAKKIEQVANWQGINVERILALKPDVVLAWRGGNPQRQVAQLQSLGLKVEWINANSIEEVITALRHLQNWSPQPQQAATQADELAKRVDALRQRYANAPKKTVFLQFGFQPLFTASQATLQNQIIGLCGGVNIFAHSAVPWPQVSREQVLMRHPQFIVIGGEAKQIQQVERYWRPRLNVPVIAVNDDWFSRPGPRIILAAEQLCQALQAKKPSSSH; translated from the coding sequence TTGCGCGCGCTTAAACACCTTCTGCTCGGCATATGTTTGCTGGTGCTGTCAGCAGCAGCACTGGCAAACAGCGCACCGCCGCGTGTGGTGACTCTCGCGCCCCATCTTACCGAGTTAGCCTTTGCCGCCGGTATTACCCCGGTTGGCGTGAGCGCATGGTCGGACTATCCCGCTGCGGCGAAAAAGATTGAGCAAGTCGCCAACTGGCAGGGAATTAACGTTGAACGCATCCTGGCGCTAAAACCGGATGTGGTGTTGGCATGGAGAGGCGGTAACCCGCAGCGCCAGGTGGCGCAATTACAGTCGCTGGGTCTGAAAGTCGAGTGGATTAACGCGAACTCCATCGAAGAGGTGATTACCGCGTTGCGTCATTTGCAAAACTGGAGCCCGCAGCCACAACAGGCGGCAACACAGGCCGATGAGTTAGCCAAACGTGTCGATGCGCTACGCCAGCGTTATGCCAACGCGCCGAAAAAAACGGTTTTTCTACAGTTTGGTTTCCAACCTTTATTTACCGCGTCGCAGGCAACTTTACAAAACCAAATAATCGGCCTGTGCGGCGGAGTGAATATTTTCGCGCATAGCGCCGTGCCCTGGCCACAAGTCAGTCGTGAACAGGTGTTGATGCGCCATCCGCAATTTATTGTGATCGGCGGTGAAGCTAAGCAGATTCAGCAGGTAGAGCGTTATTGGCGCCCCCGGCTCAATGTCCCGGTGATTGCCGTTAATGATGACTGGTTTAGCCGCCCAGGCCCGCGAATTATTCTCGCCGCGGAGCAGCTTTGTCAGGCACTACAGGCGAAAAAACCCTCCTCCTCCCATTAG
- the mtnN gene encoding 5'-methylthioadenosine/S-adenosylhomocysteine nucleosidase — MKAGIIGAMEQEVTLLRDKIENRQTLAVAGCEIYTGTLNGVEVALLKSGIGKVSAAMGTALLLERCQPDFVINTGSAGGLAPSLNVGDIVVSDEVRYHDADVTAFGYQPGQMAGCPAAFVADEKLIAAAEQCIAALDLHAVRGLVVSGDAFINGAEPLARIRHTFPQAIAVEMEATAIAHVCYQFSTPFVVIRAISDVADRESHLSFEEFLAVAAAQSSLMVETLLNHLARA; from the coding sequence ATGAAAGCAGGCATTATTGGCGCGATGGAGCAGGAAGTCACTCTGCTGCGTGACAAAATTGAAAACCGTCAAACGCTGGCCGTGGCTGGCTGCGAAATTTATACCGGTACGCTAAACGGCGTAGAAGTGGCGCTATTGAAGTCAGGGATTGGTAAAGTTTCGGCGGCGATGGGTACCGCACTTCTCCTGGAGCGCTGCCAACCCGATTTTGTGATTAACACCGGCTCAGCCGGCGGTTTGGCCCCCAGCCTTAACGTTGGCGATATCGTGGTTTCCGATGAAGTACGCTATCACGACGCCGATGTTACCGCTTTTGGGTATCAACCTGGTCAGATGGCGGGGTGCCCGGCAGCCTTCGTTGCCGATGAAAAACTGATTGCCGCCGCCGAACAGTGTATTGCCGCATTAGACTTGCATGCGGTGCGTGGGTTAGTTGTCAGCGGCGATGCCTTTATTAATGGCGCCGAGCCGCTGGCACGCATTCGCCACACCTTCCCGCAAGCCATAGCCGTAGAGATGGAAGCCACCGCGATTGCCCACGTTTGCTACCAATTCTCAACGCCATTTGTCGTCATCCGCGCGATTTCCGACGTCGCCGACCGCGAGTCACACCTCAGCTTCGAAGAGTTTCTCGCCGTAGCGGCAGCGCAATCCTCCCTGATGGTTGAAACGCTGTTAAACCATCTTGCGCGCGCTTAA